Proteins from a genomic interval of Actinoalloteichus hymeniacidonis:
- a CDS encoding SRPBCC family protein encodes MADESTQSLVIDAPATRIMGVIADFAAYPEWAGNLKSTEVLAENADGQAEQVRFALDAGVLKDKYTLAYEWAADGLSVSWTLVEGQMQKSQRGSYRLEPEGTDGPTTVTYTLSVDLTIPMIGLFKRKAEKVVMDTALKELKRRVEESTSSARPE; translated from the coding sequence ATGGCCGATGAGTCCACCCAGTCCTTGGTGATCGATGCACCCGCCACCCGCATCATGGGGGTCATCGCGGATTTCGCGGCCTACCCCGAATGGGCGGGCAATCTGAAGAGCACCGAGGTGCTCGCGGAGAACGCGGACGGCCAGGCCGAGCAGGTCAGGTTCGCGCTGGACGCCGGAGTCCTCAAGGACAAGTACACCCTGGCCTACGAGTGGGCCGCCGACGGATTGTCGGTGAGTTGGACCCTCGTGGAAGGCCAGATGCAGAAGTCGCAGCGCGGCAGCTACCGGTTGGAACCCGAGGGCACCGACGGGCCGACGACCGTGACCTACACCCTGTCGGTCGATCTCACGATCCCGATGATCGGCCTGTTCAAGCGCAAGGCGGAGAAGGTCGTGATGGACACGGCGCTCAAGGAATTGAAGCGCCGCGTCGAGGAGAGCACCTCCTCGGCCCGACCGGAGTAG
- a CDS encoding ArsA family ATPase, with protein sequence MRLLLFTGKGGVGKTTLAAATAARLARDATKTLVVSTDPAHSLGDALGVAVIDRPTEVETGLFAAHIETRGLLDQAWRTLREHLRTMLAGAGLDELDAEELTVLPGIEELLALTEVARIAADGPWETVIVDCGPTAETLRLLALPEALAGYLERLFPSHRRAVRGLLGTLAGGKLEQWDALAGGLGDLAGRLEGLRALLTDRATTGVRLVLTPERVVAAETRRTITALTLQGIAVDALLVNRLVPDPGTEQGVAADWLRTRRAEQQDVLDQVRRESTVGVWTAGHHASEPVGPAALRAVADDLYGSDDPLHQAPDRPLLAMQRPSTPDGEYLLTIAVPLAASDRLDLARVGDELVVTIEGRRRLVALPSVLRRCVVSGAGADDAGLTVRFRPDPALWMR encoded by the coding sequence GTGCGCTTGCTGCTGTTCACCGGCAAGGGCGGAGTCGGCAAGACCACCCTCGCCGCGGCGACCGCGGCCCGGTTGGCCAGGGATGCGACCAAGACGCTGGTGGTCTCGACCGATCCGGCGCACTCGCTCGGCGATGCGCTCGGCGTGGCGGTCATCGACCGACCCACCGAGGTGGAGACCGGTCTGTTCGCGGCGCACATCGAGACCAGGGGACTGCTCGATCAGGCATGGCGGACGCTGCGGGAGCACCTCCGCACCATGCTGGCGGGCGCCGGTCTGGACGAGCTCGACGCCGAGGAACTGACGGTGCTCCCCGGCATCGAGGAGCTGCTTGCCCTCACCGAGGTCGCCAGGATCGCGGCCGACGGCCCGTGGGAGACCGTGATCGTGGACTGCGGGCCCACGGCGGAGACTCTGCGACTGTTGGCGCTGCCCGAGGCGCTCGCCGGTTATCTGGAGCGGCTCTTCCCCTCGCATCGGCGGGCGGTGCGCGGTCTGTTGGGCACCCTGGCCGGCGGGAAGCTGGAGCAGTGGGACGCATTGGCAGGCGGGCTCGGTGATCTGGCGGGTCGACTAGAGGGGCTGCGCGCGTTGCTCACCGATCGCGCCACCACCGGGGTGCGGCTGGTGCTGACCCCGGAACGGGTGGTCGCCGCCGAGACCCGTCGGACGATCACGGCCCTGACGCTGCAGGGCATCGCGGTCGACGCCCTGCTGGTGAACCGTCTGGTACCCGATCCCGGCACCGAGCAGGGGGTGGCCGCCGATTGGTTGCGGACCCGACGAGCCGAACAGCAGGACGTGCTCGATCAGGTGCGCCGGGAGTCCACCGTCGGAGTCTGGACGGCGGGCCACCACGCGAGCGAGCCGGTCGGTCCCGCCGCGCTGCGAGCCGTCGCCGACGATCTCTACGGGTCGGACGACCCGCTGCACCAGGCGCCCGATCGTCCGTTGCTGGCCATGCAGCGGCCCAGCACACCCGACGGCGAATACCTGTTGACCATCGCCGTACCGCTGGCGGCGTCGGACCGGCTCGATCTGGCCAGGGTCGGTGACGAACTGGTGGTGACCATCGAGGGCAGGCGAAGACTCGTCGCACTGCCCTCGGTGCTGCGGCGCTGTGTCGTCTCCGGCGCGGGCGCCGACGATGCCGGGCTGACCGTGCGGTTCCGGCCCGATCCCGCGCTGTGGATGCGGTGA
- a CDS encoding ROK family protein: MLTIGMDVGGTSIRAGVVDEHGAVLRLERTDTPGEERALDDAVVATIAALADVHPVESVGLSVAGFVAQDRSSVRFAPHLAWRQASVADRIAQRVGLPVVLEHDANAAAVGEYRFGAARGAAIAVLVAVGTGIGAALLIDGRLFRGAFGVAPELGHLTVVPDGRPCPCGKKGCWERYCSGTALAATARELLAAPTARSELSTATAITGRSVAEAARRGDPVATAAMADFAHWLGNGLSLVADAYDPAVIVLGGGVSESAELFLEQADARYLASITGAGFRPRAQLKVAALGDLAGIVGAAVLAAEHAAVTVPPG; encoded by the coding sequence ATGCTGACCATCGGGATGGACGTCGGCGGCACCAGCATCCGGGCGGGCGTTGTCGACGAGCACGGCGCGGTGCTGCGCCTGGAACGCACCGACACCCCCGGCGAGGAACGAGCGCTGGACGACGCCGTGGTGGCGACGATCGCCGCGCTGGCCGACGTTCATCCGGTCGAGTCGGTGGGGCTGTCGGTTGCGGGTTTCGTGGCGCAGGACCGGAGTTCGGTGCGGTTCGCGCCGCATCTGGCCTGGCGGCAGGCCTCGGTGGCCGACCGGATCGCACAGCGGGTCGGACTGCCGGTGGTGTTGGAACACGATGCCAACGCCGCCGCCGTCGGGGAGTACCGATTCGGCGCGGCACGCGGTGCGGCCATCGCCGTGTTGGTGGCCGTCGGAACCGGTATCGGCGCGGCACTGCTGATCGACGGCAGGCTGTTCCGGGGCGCGTTCGGCGTCGCGCCCGAACTGGGGCATCTCACGGTCGTGCCCGACGGCAGGCCCTGCCCCTGCGGGAAGAAGGGCTGCTGGGAACGCTATTGCAGCGGCACGGCCCTGGCGGCGACGGCCCGGGAACTGCTGGCCGCCCCCACCGCGAGGAGTGAGCTATCGACTGCGACCGCGATCACCGGTCGTTCGGTGGCCGAGGCGGCGCGGCGCGGTGACCCGGTGGCCACTGCGGCGATGGCGGACTTCGCGCACTGGTTGGGCAACGGGCTGTCCCTGGTCGCGGACGCCTACGACCCGGCGGTCATCGTCCTCGGCGGCGGAGTGTCCGAATCGGCCGAGCTGTTCCTCGAACAGGCCGATGCCCGCTACCTCGCCTCGATCACCGGAGCCGGGTTCCGGCCGCGTGCGCAACTGAAGGTCGCCGCCCTCGGCGATCTCGCGGGGATCGTGGGCGCGGCCGTCTTGGCCGCCGAACACGCCGCTGTCACCGTCCCACCCGGCTGA
- a CDS encoding alpha/beta hydrolase: MPVMAGAEPFNHDASGEIGVLLCHGFTGSPQSMRGWAEHLAEAGVSVRLPLLPGHGTQWRELNRTRWQDWYDCDAEAFDELRARCGSVYVFGQSMGGTLALRLAQQRGDQIAGLALVNPSVMTLRKAIGALPLLSRVWPSLPGIAGGIAKPGVMEIAYDRLPLRAMASLADLWRLVHADLPVVTQPMLLCTSPSDPVVEPENSEIIANRVRSEDLTRMTLSDSSHVATLDYDAPRIFERSLEFVRRLEDERTGSRS; this comes from the coding sequence GTGCCCGTGATGGCCGGTGCCGAGCCGTTCAACCATGACGCATCCGGCGAGATCGGTGTCCTTCTCTGCCACGGTTTCACCGGATCGCCGCAAAGCATGCGTGGCTGGGCAGAACATCTCGCCGAGGCGGGTGTCAGCGTGCGACTGCCGTTGCTGCCCGGACATGGGACTCAGTGGCGTGAGCTGAACAGAACCCGCTGGCAGGACTGGTACGACTGCGATGCCGAGGCCTTCGACGAACTGCGGGCCAGGTGCGGTTCGGTGTACGTCTTCGGCCAGTCGATGGGCGGCACGCTCGCCTTGCGACTCGCCCAGCAACGCGGCGATCAGATCGCCGGGCTCGCCTTGGTCAATCCGTCGGTGATGACCCTGCGCAAGGCCATCGGTGCGCTTCCGCTGCTGTCGAGAGTGTGGCCGTCGCTGCCCGGCATCGCGGGCGGCATCGCCAAGCCCGGTGTGATGGAGATCGCCTACGATCGGCTGCCGCTGCGCGCCATGGCGAGTCTGGCCGACCTCTGGCGACTGGTGCACGCCGATCTTCCGGTGGTGACCCAGCCCATGTTGCTCTGCACCTCGCCGAGCGATCCGGTGGTGGAGCCGGAGAACTCCGAGATCATCGCGAACCGGGTGCGCAGCGAGGACCTGACGCGGATGACGCTTTCGGACAGTTCGCACGTCGCCACGCTCGACTACGACGCGCCGCGAATCTTCGAGCGCAGTCTCGAATTCGTCCGCAGGCTCGAGGACGAGCGAACCGGGAGTCGGTCATGA
- a CDS encoding lysophospholipid acyltransferase family protein yields MVYWLMKHIFLGPLMRLFFRPRIEGAENIPQDGGAILAGNHIAVADSFFMPLKVQRRVTFLAKREYFTGKGIKGRLKKLFFTSIGQVPIDRSGGSAAQATMNTAVRLLNEGRLLGIYPEGTRSPDGRLYKGKTGVARMALEAGVPVIPVVVFGTDKANPIGSKIWRPYPIRIVVGEPLNFSRYEGLAGDRFVERSITDEIMYALMELSGQEYVDMYATKAKAELSGTAEKDGKASAKQARQTGDRLPESKAG; encoded by the coding sequence GTGGTCTACTGGTTGATGAAGCATATCTTCTTGGGACCCCTAATGCGGTTGTTTTTCCGGCCCCGGATCGAGGGTGCCGAAAACATTCCGCAGGACGGTGGGGCGATCCTGGCAGGCAACCATATTGCCGTCGCGGATTCGTTCTTCATGCCGTTGAAGGTCCAACGGCGAGTGACCTTCCTCGCCAAGAGGGAGTACTTCACCGGCAAGGGGATCAAGGGGCGACTGAAGAAGCTGTTCTTCACCTCGATCGGACAGGTGCCGATCGACCGCTCCGGCGGTTCGGCCGCTCAGGCGACGATGAACACCGCGGTGCGGTTGCTCAACGAGGGCAGGCTGCTCGGGATCTACCCCGAGGGCACCCGATCCCCGGACGGCAGGCTGTACAAGGGCAAGACCGGCGTGGCGCGGATGGCCCTGGAGGCGGGCGTCCCGGTGATCCCCGTGGTGGTCTTCGGCACCGACAAGGCCAACCCGATCGGTTCCAAGATCTGGCGGCCGTATCCGATCCGGATCGTCGTCGGCGAACCATTGAACTTCTCCCGCTACGAGGGATTGGCGGGCGACCGCTTCGTCGAGCGGTCGATCACCGACGAGATCATGTACGCCCTGATGGAGCTGTCCGGCCAGGAGTACGTCGACATGTACGCCACCAAGGCCAAGGCCGAGCTGTCCGGCACCGCCGAGAAGGACGGCAAGGCAAGCGCCAAGCAGGCCCGGCAGACCGGTGATCGGCTTCCGGAGTCCAAGGCGGGCTGA
- a CDS encoding polyadenylate-specific 3'-exoribonuclease AS, with protein sequence MRYFYDCEFIEDGTTVELISIGAVDEQGREFYAVSTEFDPERAGPWVRRNVLPKLPPPADRAWQSRDAIRRNLLEFLREPGEDIELWAWFAAYDHIALAQLWGAMPALPRSLPRFTRELRQRWDDVGRPTLPPAPLDAHDALADARHNLARWRVIQRRWEELGLPAGSTGSPTR encoded by the coding sequence GTGCGTTACTTCTACGACTGCGAGTTCATCGAAGACGGTACGACGGTCGAGCTGATCTCGATCGGTGCAGTCGACGAACAGGGCCGCGAGTTCTACGCGGTGTCCACCGAGTTCGATCCGGAGCGGGCGGGACCCTGGGTGCGGCGCAACGTGCTGCCCAAGCTCCCGCCGCCCGCCGATCGAGCCTGGCAGAGCCGTGATGCGATCCGGCGCAACCTGCTCGAATTCCTGCGGGAGCCCGGCGAGGATATCGAGCTGTGGGCCTGGTTCGCCGCCTACGACCACATCGCCCTCGCCCAGCTCTGGGGCGCGATGCCCGCGCTGCCGCGCTCGCTCCCCAGGTTCACCCGGGAACTGCGCCAGCGCTGGGACGACGTCGGTCGTCCGACCCTGCCGCCCGCGCCGCTCGACGCCCACGATGCCCTCGCCGATGCCCGGCACAACCTCGCGCGGTGGCGCGTCATCCAGCGTCGCTGGGAGGAGCTGGGACTTCCCGCCGGTTCGACAGGCTCACCGACGCGATAA